The following proteins are encoded in a genomic region of Dyadobacter sp. UC 10:
- a CDS encoding S9 family peptidase, producing MKLNLRFLFFLQIAFLPAAFSQTLAPLTVEKIMRDPKIWIGTSPTDITWADDSKTIYFNWNPDKNPSDSLYGYSLKDKIISKIALTERKKLAGRNGVYNRAHDARLYEKNGDIFIVNPKGQPWQITNTVERETDPVFSQDEMSVIYVRENNLFSVRLTNGLNTQYTDFKSGKKKDESKLGEQEKFLKTDQLALFEVLKERKDKKDLGKKVTEAEKPERPKEIYLDEKSVNHQQLSPDQKYITYRLTKADKSSKSTNVPNYVTETGFTDDISSRVKVGAPGSSYEFWIYDIKKDTTRKLSVKNIPGISDKPDYLKDYPKLDTAWKKKEREVIIHGPIWSKNGENAVVVIRSLDSKDRWIMQLNPDSLSLKLLDRQRDEAWIGGPGIGGYPMSAGEIEWLDDETIYFQSEETGYSHLYSVNIKTGKKTALTSGKFEVQNVTLSKDRKSFYIITNEVQPGEQHLYRVASTGGTRTRLTQNTGAHEATLSPDESKIAIRYSNSTNPWELYIMDNPKSGTKTKEPERVTKSVSDEFRSYPWREAKIVTINATDGKPVYARVYEPEKSNGKAVIFVHGAGYLQNAHKWWSQYFREYMFHNLLTDRGYTVLDMDYRASSGYGRDWRTGIYRHMGGKDLTDNTDGAEWLVKTYHVNPESIGIYGGSYGGFITLMGLFTKPDIFKAGAALRPVTDWAAYNHPYTANILNEPQSDSLAYRKSSPIYHAAGLKNHLLMCHGMVDVNVHYQDVVRLSQRLIELGKDNWELASYPMEDHGFVEASSWTDEYKRILKLFEDNL from the coding sequence AAATCATGCGGGACCCAAAAATCTGGATCGGGACTTCACCTACCGATATTACCTGGGCGGATGATTCCAAAACAATTTATTTTAACTGGAACCCCGACAAAAATCCGTCCGACTCGCTTTACGGGTATTCTTTGAAGGACAAAATTATCAGTAAGATCGCGCTGACGGAACGGAAAAAGCTTGCCGGCAGAAACGGCGTTTATAATCGCGCGCATGATGCAAGGTTGTACGAAAAGAACGGTGATATTTTTATTGTAAATCCCAAAGGCCAGCCCTGGCAAATCACCAATACCGTCGAGCGGGAAACAGATCCGGTTTTTAGTCAGGATGAGATGAGCGTCATTTATGTTAGGGAAAATAACCTGTTCAGCGTCAGGCTCACGAATGGGCTAAATACGCAATACACTGATTTCAAATCCGGTAAGAAAAAGGATGAGTCGAAGCTGGGGGAGCAGGAAAAATTCCTGAAAACTGATCAGCTGGCGCTGTTTGAAGTCTTAAAGGAACGGAAAGACAAAAAAGACCTCGGCAAAAAAGTAACAGAAGCCGAAAAACCGGAACGGCCTAAGGAAATTTATCTCGACGAAAAATCGGTCAATCACCAGCAGCTCAGCCCGGATCAAAAGTACATTACCTATCGCCTCACAAAGGCGGACAAATCTTCAAAATCCACCAATGTACCCAACTACGTCACAGAAACCGGTTTTACGGATGATATTTCCAGTCGTGTCAAGGTCGGTGCACCTGGTTCTTCGTACGAATTCTGGATTTATGACATTAAAAAAGATACCACCCGGAAACTGAGCGTAAAGAACATTCCCGGGATCAGCGACAAGCCGGATTACCTCAAAGACTATCCCAAGCTGGACACAGCCTGGAAAAAGAAAGAGCGGGAGGTCATTATTCATGGGCCAATCTGGTCGAAGAATGGTGAAAATGCGGTTGTGGTAATCCGTTCGCTGGATAGTAAAGACCGCTGGATCATGCAGCTCAACCCCGACTCGCTTTCTTTAAAGCTGCTTGACAGACAGCGGGATGAAGCATGGATCGGCGGGCCGGGTATCGGCGGATATCCGATGAGTGCAGGGGAAATTGAGTGGCTTGACGACGAAACAATTTATTTCCAAAGTGAGGAAACCGGCTACTCACATTTGTATTCAGTCAATATCAAAACCGGCAAAAAAACTGCGTTAACCTCTGGAAAATTCGAAGTGCAGAATGTAACGCTTTCGAAGGACAGAAAATCATTTTATATCATTACAAATGAAGTACAGCCCGGTGAACAGCATCTGTATCGCGTAGCTTCGACAGGCGGCACCAGAACACGGCTTACCCAAAACACCGGAGCGCACGAAGCCACATTATCTCCCGACGAAAGCAAAATTGCGATCCGTTATTCCAACAGTACTAATCCGTGGGAACTGTATATCATGGACAACCCGAAGTCAGGAACAAAAACCAAAGAGCCTGAGCGTGTTACAAAATCTGTATCTGACGAATTCCGCTCCTATCCCTGGCGCGAGGCCAAGATCGTAACCATTAACGCAACGGATGGGAAACCGGTTTATGCGCGTGTTTATGAACCCGAAAAATCAAACGGGAAAGCTGTCATATTTGTCCACGGCGCGGGATATCTGCAAAACGCCCACAAATGGTGGAGCCAGTATTTCAGGGAATATATGTTCCATAACCTACTGACAGACAGAGGATACACAGTGCTGGACATGGATTATCGGGCAAGCTCCGGCTATGGTCGCGACTGGCGGACGGGGATTTACAGGCACATGGGCGGGAAAGACCTGACAGACAATACAGACGGCGCTGAATGGCTTGTAAAAACTTACCATGTCAACCCTGAAAGTATCGGCATTTATGGCGGCTCTTACGGTGGGTTCATTACATTGATGGGACTTTTTACAAAACCTGACATTTTCAAAGCAGGAGCAGCATTACGTCCGGTGACGGACTGGGCTGCGTACAACCATCCGTACACAGCCAACATTTTGAACGAACCGCAGTCCGACAGTCTGGCTTACCGAAAGAGCTCTCCTATTTATCATGCGGCTGGTTTGAAAAATCATTTGTTAATGTGTCACGGAATGGTGGATGTAAATGTGCATTACCAGGATGTGGTACGGCTCTCGCAAAGGCTCATTGAACTTGGAAAAGACAACTGGGAGCTCGCCTCCTACCCGATGGAAGATCACGGTTTTGTGGAAGCGTCGTCATGGACAGACGAATACAAACGGATTTTGAAACTTTTTGAAGACAATTTATAA